Proteins encoded within one genomic window of Arachis ipaensis cultivar K30076 chromosome B08, Araip1.1, whole genome shotgun sequence:
- the LOC107612709 gene encoding DDB1- and CUL4-associated factor homolog 1 isoform X1, protein MEDQANQNQGQGPPPPQPPPLPAPESEPPVEEEEEDEEDDSKKEEEELVAKVNRLMEKIISAPDNPKPAVLHALASILETQESRYMEENGYSSSSNARAAHNIGRLGSLIRENDEFFELISSKFLAESTYSTAVQAATCRLLLCCSLTWIYPHVFDEPVLDCIKEWVLDDNGRLSAEEQNLKHNSGRRDASDSEMLKTYSTGVLAVCLVSGGQVVEDVLTSGLSAKLMRYLRLRVLGETSSSQKEITHATDSRHASGNSSVRVRDDGRGRFRQLLEPCHLDDSRMVDDRSLDDVSLERGLDKSISGQEDSWVDGEPPDLLGKNADIREADADDEDRWHCTDISDGRMKYGEHDDNLRDDSSRRRTNRGWGRSKGKGRVNEGTVESEAIVSSPGSGSRLGQGRSVRDRTMQRNVDVRRVPDSKKNARTTSDASVLERGDNDDCFRDCRIGSRDISDIVRKAICAAEAEARSANAPDEAVKAAGDAAADLVKTTASEEFKSTNDEDAAVLAASRAASTVVDAASAVEVSRSSISINTETENVSGAEPEIVEDVEEYFIPDIQSLAQLREKYCIQCLELLGEYVEVLGPVLHEKGVDVCLALLQQNSKHREASKVALLLPDVMKLICALAAHRKFAALFVDRGGMQKLLAVPRMAQTYFGLSSCLFTIGSLQGIMERVCALPSDVVFHVVELALQLLECNQDQARKNAALFFAAAFVFRAVLDAFDSQDGLQKLLGLLNDAASVRSGVNSGALGLSSAGSLRNDRSSAEVLTSSEKQIAYHTCVALRQYFRAHLLLLVDSIRPNKSNRSAARNIPSVRAAYKPLDISNEAIDAVFLQLQKDRKLGPAFVRTRWPAVEKFLAYSGHITMLELCQAPPVERYLHDLLQYALGVLHIVTLVPSSRKMIVNATLSNNRVGIAVILDAANIVSSHVDPEIIQPALNVLVNLVCPPPSISNKPALASQSQQSASAQTSNAPPLESRDRTAERNNPDRVAAVTNQTDPRERNGESSAVDRTTTISSSQTLNNTPQTPGSATTSGLVGDRRITLGAGAGCAGLAAQLEQGYRQAREAVRSNNGIKVLLHLLQPRIYSPPAALDCLRALACRVLLGLARDDTIAHILTKLQVGKKLSELIRDSGSQTTGTEQGRWQAELSQAAIELIGIVTNSGRASTLAATDAATPTLRRIERAAIAAATPITYHSRELLLLIHEHLQASGLSQAASTLLKEAQLTPLPSLAAPSSLAQQPTTPEVSSTSIQWPSGRAPSGFLSNKLKANGRDEDVSLKIDSFSAKKKSLTFSSSFGSHSKRHLADSQQPPSRKWLSAGKESSDTSILEMASESSGKHNIDTGSHCKTPVNMPTKRKLSDLKDIGMFSSSAKRLNVGDQGLRSPIFSSSIRKTTQHADFAGLSTPISNLRSTADNGDENQYSISNPSQMMPSSQVLNDLQPNNPERVTLDSLVVQYLKHQHRQCPAPITTLPPLSLLHPHVCPEPKRSLDAPSNVTARLGTREFKLAYGGVHGNRKDRQFVYSRFRPWRTCRDDAGALLTCITFLEDSSHIAVGSHNGELKLFDSNNNNVVESYTGHQSPLTLVQSFVSGETQLLLSSSSQDVRLWDAASILTGPTHSFDGCKAARFSNSGNVFAALSTESTRREILLYDIQTCQLESKLTDTFATSTGRGHVYSLIHFSPSDSMLLWNGVLWDRRVSGPVHRFDQFTDYGGGGFHPAGNEVIINSEVWDLRKFRLLRSVPSLDQTSITFNARGDVMYAILRRNLEDVMSAVHTRRVKHPLFAAFRTVDAINYSDIATIPVDRCVLDFATESTDSFVGLITMDDQDEMYASARVYEIGRRRPTDDDSDPDDAESEEEDEDDDDDDGDVDPLLGPGFRGESDSDPDDMSNDEDDDSISELDDDEDGDFMLDDVEFDGGPGILEILTEGEEEDDEDSEVLESLSSDEEDYVGNGFGY, encoded by the exons ATGGAGGACCAAGCGAATCAGAACCAAGGCCAAGGTCCTCCACCGCCGCAGCCTCCACCACTTCCGGCGCCGGAATCTGAACCACCggtggaggaggaggaagaggatgaagaaGACGATTccaagaaagaggaggaggaacttGTCGCCAAGGTTAACAGGCTCATGGAGAAGATTATCTCTGCGCCCGATAACCCTAAGCCCGCGGTTCTCCACGCCCTGGCCTCTATCCTCGAAACGCAAGAGTCACG ATACATGGAAGAGAATGGTTATTCTTCTTCAAGTAATGCCCGTGCTGCCCATAACATTGGGCGCCTTGGGAGCTTAATTCGG GAAAATGACGAGTTCTTTGAGTTGATATCTTCGAAGTTTCTGGCAGAATCGACGTACTCAACTGCCGTTCAAGCTGCCACTTGTAGACTTCTCTTATGCTGTTCACTGACTTGGATt TATCCTCATGTTTTTGACGAACCTGTACTGGACTGCATCAAAGAGTGGGTGCTGGATGATAATGGTAGACTATCTGCTGAAGAGCAAAATCTGAAGCATAACTCAGGGAGAAGGGATGCCTCAGATTCTGAAATGTTGAAAACCTATTCAACAGGAGTTCTTGCTGTGTGTTTGGTTAG CGGAGGTCAAGTTGTGGAGGATGTATTGACATCTGGATTGTCAGCTAAGCTCATGCGTTATCTCCGTCTGCGTGTGCTTGGTGAGACAAGTAGCAGCCAGAAAGAAATTACTCATGCAACAGATAGTAGGCATGCATCAGGGAATAGTTCAGTCAGAGTTAGAGATGATGGTCGTGGAAGATTTCGCCAGCTCTTGGAACCTTGTCATTTAGATGATTCACGGATGGTTGATGATAGATCTTTAGATGATGTATCTCTTGAAAGGGGTCTTGATAAAAGCATTAGTGGACAAGAAGATTCCTGGGTTGATGGCGAGCCCCCTGACTTGCTTGGCAAAAATGCTGATATCCGTGAGGCAGATGCTGATGATGAGGATAGATGGCACTGTACAGATATAAGTGATGGAAGGATGAAATATGGCGAGCATGATGACAATTTGAGAGATGATTCTTCGAGAAGGCGCACAAATCGTGGATGGGGAAGATCCAAAGGAAAAGGAAGGGTCAACGAAGGGACTGTAGAAAGTGAAGCCATTGTTTCATCACCTGGTTCTGGTAGTCGACTAGGGCAGGGACGTAGTGTCAGAGATAGGACCATGCAGAGGAATGTCGATGTTAGAAGGGTGCCTGATTCTAAAAAGAATGCTAGGACAACTTCAGATGCTTCTGTTTTGGAAAGAGGGGATAATGATGATTGCTTCAGAGACTGCCGTATTGGAAGTAGAGATATTTCTGATATTGTTCGGAAAGCAATCTGTGCTGCTGAAGCTGAAGCCAGATCTGCCAATGCACCTGATGAAGCTGTTAAAGCAGCTGGTGATGCGGCTGCTGACCTTGTTAAAACCACAGCTTCGGAG GAGTTTAAATCCACTAATGATGAGGATGCTGCTGTTTTGGCTGCTTCAAGGGCTGCATCCACTGTTGTTGATGCTGCATCTGCAGTTGAGGTTTCAAG GAGCTCCATTAGTATCAATACTGAAACAGAGAATGTGAGTGGCGCAGAACCGGAAATTGTTGAGGATGTTGAAGAGTACTTCATCCCAGATATCCAATCCCTTGCACAATTGAGGGAAAAGTATTGCATTCAGTGCCTTGAGTTACTTGGAGAATATGTAGAAGTTCTTGGCCCCGTGTTACATGAAAAGGGAGTAGATGTATGTCTTGCTCTTCTGCAGCAAAATTCCAAACATCGGGAGGCATCCAAGGTTGCTTTACTGTTGCCTGATGTCATGAAGCTGATATGTGCTTTGGCTGCTCATAGGAAATTTGCTGCACTATTTGTGGACCGTGGGGGAATGCAAAAGCTGCTAGCTGTCCCTAGAATGGCTCAAACTTACTTCGGCCTATCGTCTTGTCTATTTACCATTGGTTCCCTTCAG GGAATAATGGAAAGGGTTTGTGCTCTTCCGTCAGACGTCGTTTTTCATGTTGTTGAGTTGGCTCTCCAACTCCTGGAGTGCAACCAAGATCAAGCGCGCAAAAATGCGGCATTGTTTTTTGCCGCTGCATTTGTCTTCAGAGCAGTTCTTGATGCTTTTGATTCTCAAGATGGATTACAGAAATTACTTGGTCTTCTAAATGATGCTGCGTCGGTAAGGTCTGGAGTAAATTCTGGAGCCTTGGGCTTATCAAGTGCAGGATCTCTTCGGAATGATCGATCATCTGCAGAAGTGCTGACATCATCTGAGAAGCAGATTGCCTACCACACTTGTGTTGCTTTGCGACAATATTTCAGGGCACATCTCCTTTTATTAGTTGATTCAATTCGCCCAAACAAAAGTAACCGTAGTGCTGCTAGGAACATCCCAAGTGTAAGGGCCGCGTACAAGCCACTTGATATCAGTAATGAGGCCATAGATGCAGTATTCCTACAATTACAAAAAGATCGGAAGCTTGGTCCTGCATTTGTAAGAACTCGCTGGCCAGCTGTGGAGAAATTCTTGGCTTATAGTGGCCATATTACTATGTTGGAATTGTGTCAG GCCCCACCTGTGGAACGATATCTGCATGATTTGCTCCAGTATGCATTGGGTGTTCTGCATATTGTGACTTTGGTACCTAGCAGTCGTAAGATGATTGTAAATGCAACACTAAGCAATAATCGTGTTGGTATAGCAGTGATTTTGGATGCTGCAAATATTGTTAGTAGTCATGTGGATCCGGAG ATCATCCAGCCAGCATTAAATGTTTTGGTCAACCTTGTTTGCCCTCCACCTTCAATCAGCAATAAACCTGCTTTGGCTTCACAAAGTCAACAGTCTGCTTCTGCCCAGACCTCAAATGCTCCACCCTTGGAGAGTAGAGACAGGACTGCTGAACGTAATAACCCGGATAGAGTGGCTGCTGTTACCAATCAGACTGATCCTAGAGAAAGGAATGGGGAATCCAGTGCTGTAGATCGAACAACAACAATATCTAGTTCACAAACACTGAATAACACTCCACAAACTCCTGGTTCTGCAACAACCTCAGGATTAGTTGGCGACCGGAGAATCACTCTGGGTGCTGGAGCAGGTTGTGCTGGCCTAGCTGCACAACTAGAACAAGGATATCGTCAAGCAAGAGAAGCTGTTCGTTCTAATAATGGTATAAAGGTTCTTTTGCATCTCCTCCAACCTCGCATATATTCACCACCTGCTGCTCTAGATTGCCTTCGTGCTCTAGCATGTCGAGTCCTACTTGGATTAGCTAGAGATGATACAATTGCACACATATTGACGAAGCTTCAG GTTGGGAAAAAGCTTTCAGAGCTAATTCGCGATTCAGGCAGCCAGACAACTGGAACAGAGCAGGGCAGGTGGCAAGCTGAACTTTCCCAGGCTGCAATTGAGTTGATCGGG ATTGTGACTAATTCAGGGCGTGCAAGTACATTAGCTGCTACTGATGCAGCTACTCCTACCTTGAGGCGCATAGAAAGAGCAGCTATAGCTGCTGCTACTCCTATTACATACCATTcaag GGAACTTTTGCTCCTAATTCATGAACACCTGCAGGCATCTGGATTGTCACAAGCTGCTTCTACGTTGCTTAAAGAGGCTCAATTGACTCCCTTACCATCATTGGCTGCTCCATCTTCTCTTGCACAACAGCCAACAACACCAGAAGTTTCCTCAACATCAATTCAGTGGCCATCTGGCCGGGCCCCTTCTGGATTTCTCAGTAATAAATTAAAAGCTAATGGAAGGGATGAGGATGTCAGCTTGAAAATTGATTCTTTCTCTGCAAAGAAAAAATCATTGACCTTTTCATCATCTTTTGGTTCACATTCAAAACGTCACCTTGCTGATTCACAGCAGCCCCCATCCAGAAAATGGTTAAGTGCTGGGAAGGAATCTTCAGATACTAGTATTCTAGAGATGGCATCTGAATCCTCAGGGAAACATAACATTGATACTGGATCTCACTGTAAGACTCCAGTGAACATGCCAACAAAGCGCAAGCTTTCTGATTTAAAGGATATAGGAATGTTCTCATCATCTGCCAAGCGGTTAAATGTTGGGGACCAAGGACTTCGCTCTCCTATTTTTTCAAGTTCAATACGGAAAACTACTCAGCATGCTGATTTTGCCGGGCTTTCTACACCAATTTCTAACCTAAGAAGTACAGCTGACAATGGGGATGAGAACCAATACAGTATTTCAAATCCAAGTCAGATGATGCCATCCTCCCAAGTGTTAAATGATCTTCAGCCCAACAACCCAGAACGAGTTACCCTTGATTCTCTAGTGGTTCAATATTTAAAGCATCAGCATCGCCAATGCCCAGCTCCTATTACCACTCTTCCTCCACTCTCTCTTCTTCATCCTCATGTTTGTCCTGAGCCAAAGCGAAGCTTAGACGCGCCTTCTAATGTGACTGCTCGGCTTGGTACACGTGAATTTAAACTTGCATATGGAGGAGTGCATGGGAATCGCAAGGATAGGCAATTTGTTTACAGCAGGTTTAGGCCATGGCGCACTTGTAGGGATGATGCTGGTGCCTTGTTAACATGCATTACCTTCCTTGAGGACTCTTCTCATATTGCTGTTGGGAGCCACAATGGGGAGCTAAAATTGTTCGACTCTAACAACAACAACGTGGTGGAGAGCTACACCGGTCACCAGTCTCCTTTGACGCTTGTTCAGTCTTTTGTTTCTGGTGAGACGCAGCTGTTGCTTTCATCAAGCTCCCAAGATGTTAGGCTGTGGGATGCAGCATCAATTTTGACTGGTCCTACCCATTCATTTGATGGATGCAAGGCTGCCAGGTTTAGCAATTCTGGGAATGTCTTTGCAGCCTTGTCAACTGAATCTACGCGGCGGGAAATCCTCCTGTATGATATCCAAACTTGTCAGCTAGAATCGAAGTTGACAGATACATTTGCAACTTCTACTGGGCGTGGTCATGTGTATTCTTTAATCCACTTTAGCCCCTCTGACTCAATGCTGCTTTGGAATGGTGTCCTGTGGGACCGGCGGGTTTCTGGCCCTGTTCATCGTTTTGATCAGTTCACAGACTATGGAGGTGGAGGCTTTCATCCTGCTGGTAATGAG GTAATTATAAACTCAGAAGTCTGGGATCTGCGCAAGTTCAGGCTACTACGTAGTGTTCCTTCATTAGATCAAACATCAATAACATTCAATGCACGTGGTGATGTAATGTATGCAATCTTGAGGAGAAATCTTGAAGATGTGATGTCAGCAGTCCACACACGTCGTGTCAAGCATCCTCTTTTTGCTGCATTCCGAACAGTTGATGCAATTAATTATTCTGACATAGCTACTATACCTGTGGATCGCTGTGTCCTTGATTTTGCAACTGAGTCAACAGATTCATTTGTTGGGTTGATTACTATGGATGATCAAGATGAGATGTATGCATCGGCTAGAGTCTATGAAATTGGTCGCCGGAGACCAACTGATGATGATTCTGATCCCGATGATGCAGAAAGTGAGGAGGAAGATGAGGATGACgacgatgatgatggtgatgtaGATCCACTGTTAGGCCCTGGTTTCCGTGGTGAGAGCGATAGTGATCCTGATGACATGAgcaatgatgaagatgatgatagtATAAGTGAacttgatgatgatgaagatggtGACTTTATGTTGGATGATGTCGAGTTTGACGGAGGACCTGGGATATTGGAGATTTTGACGGAGGGGGAAGAGGAGGATGATGAAGACAGTGAAGTACTCGAATCCTTAAGTAGCGATGAAGAGGATTATGTGGGTAATGGCTTTGGTTATTAA